One Candidatus Eremiobacterota bacterium DNA window includes the following coding sequences:
- the cas4 gene encoding CRISPR-associated protein Cas4 produces MEAARPESMPMITPSEVIEHVYCPRFTYFMNCLNIPQHEELRYKVLKGRTLHEHRERENTSYLRKKIHCTGREISVYLASPALRVRGKVDEVLFFDDGSAGPLDYKYSEYNDYTFKTHKVQSVLYAMLIREIYRKPVHHGFICYTRGGSKVSEIVYSEGDFRNTKGILDEIFEIITSGYYPKRTSSTSRCADCCYKNICV; encoded by the coding sequence ATGGAAGCTGCACGGCCCGAGTCAATGCCTATGATCACGCCCTCAGAAGTAATTGAGCACGTATACTGCCCCAGATTCACCTATTTCATGAACTGTCTCAATATCCCCCAACATGAGGAGCTCCGTTACAAGGTGCTTAAAGGAAGAACCCTCCATGAGCACCGTGAGCGGGAAAACACTTCATACCTGAGAAAAAAGATTCACTGCACGGGCAGGGAAATATCGGTCTATCTTGCCTCGCCAGCTTTAAGAGTGAGGGGAAAGGTTGACGAAGTGCTCTTTTTTGATGACGGGAGCGCTGGCCCGCTTGATTATAAATATTCAGAGTACAACGATTATACCTTCAAGACTCACAAAGTGCAGTCGGTGCTCTATGCGATGCTCATCAGGGAGATATACAGGAAACCGGTCCATCACGGATTCATATGCTACACGAGAGGCGGGTCAAAGGTAAGTGAGATAGTTTATTCTGAGGGAGACTTCCGGAATACGAAAGGGATCCTTGATGAGATTTTCGAAATAATCACAAGCGGTTACTACCCCAAAAGAACATCATCGACCAGCCGCTGCGCTGACTGTTGTTACAAAAATATTTGCGTATAA
- the cas5b gene encoding type I-B CRISPR-associated protein Cas5b yields MELIEFRVRGRTAHFLRAEASASALSYPVPPRTAILGMLGAICGIKKDEPQIILEQTTLDLPQASEKFAQIAISGKIPQTHWHRVKLRKDPPVPLPYTVKCSQRVERNTAPEKATLILQEWLLNPDYTIWVSLPSPHHEDLKNRLKERRWHFSPSLGLSEMLADIEYINTHESNVLPEGDYIINTVFQRNLARLDMEQVFGKQLALHALNMPRTVTEDRIFSHCAYYIERDAKPVPVNTKHAYRVADKNLMFL; encoded by the coding sequence ATGGAGTTGATAGAGTTCCGTGTGCGAGGAAGAACTGCACATTTCCTCAGGGCGGAGGCTTCTGCAAGTGCATTGAGCTATCCTGTTCCCCCAAGAACAGCTATTTTAGGAATGCTGGGAGCGATCTGTGGAATAAAAAAGGACGAACCACAGATTATCTTGGAACAGACTACTCTTGACTTACCTCAGGCATCTGAGAAATTTGCCCAGATTGCAATTTCGGGAAAAATACCACAAACTCATTGGCATAGAGTGAAACTCAGAAAGGATCCGCCTGTTCCTCTGCCATACACCGTGAAATGCTCTCAAAGGGTAGAGAGAAACACAGCACCGGAGAAAGCTACACTTATTCTTCAGGAATGGCTCCTAAATCCTGATTATACAATATGGGTCTCACTCCCCTCCCCTCATCATGAGGATTTGAAAAATAGATTAAAAGAAAGAAGATGGCATTTTTCACCGAGCCTCGGGCTTTCAGAGATGCTCGCAGATATTGAATATATTAACACTCATGAGAGCAATGTGCTACCAGAAGGGGACTATATTATTAATACAGTTTTCCAGCGTAATCTGGCCAGACTTGATATGGAACAGGTATTTGGAAAGCAATTGGCCCTCCATGCTCTTAATATGCCAAGAACGGTAACAGAAGATCGAATCTTCTCTCACTGCGCTTATTATATCGAGCGTGATGCGAAGCCCGTGCCTGTTAATACAAAGCATGCATATCGAGTAGCAGACAAGAATTTGATGTTCTTATGA
- a CDS encoding HEPN domain-containing protein, with the protein MKDEIQRLIAKSEQAIDAAECLLKNGFSSDAASKIYYSMFYAAKAILLSAHIEVTKHSAVESAFGYSLVKTGRIEAKYHRMLIDARKIRETADYDIQEEIIEPQATLKVEDGKAFLNEIKRILMVS; encoded by the coding sequence ATGAAGGATGAGATACAAAGATTGATTGCCAAGTCTGAACAGGCAATTGATGCCGCTGAGTGTCTGCTGAAGAATGGATTCAGTTCCGACGCTGCCAGCAAAATCTATTATTCCATGTTCTATGCTGCAAAAGCCATATTGCTGAGTGCTCATATAGAGGTAACAAAACATTCCGCCGTAGAATCGGCCTTCGGATATTCATTGGTCAAAACCGGCAGAATAGAAGCGAAATATCATCGAATGCTCATAGATGCAAGAAAAATCAGGGAAACGGCAGACTACGACATTCAGGAAGAGATCATCGAGCCACAGGCTACCCTGAAAGTTGAAGACGGGAAAGCGTTTTTGAACGAAATCAAAAGAATTCTGATGGTATCCTGA
- a CDS encoding CRISPR-associated endonuclease Cas6, with protein sequence MSIRISQSILKIVFDRPLEKCVQVKDLRGAIARLYPDEVLLHQHREDGSLTYTYPFIQYKILKGECLVIGFQNGADVLTRLDLLSHILTFGNYSYTVIANELNFRYVIFEMCDKLQNYSFITPWLALNEKNFEKYFNSSLSGSRKSLLEKILIGNIISVSKSLGYTVPGQIYADFSRFKEVPTSLKGIPMTGFIGSFSVNFSIPDLWGLGKSVSRGFGTVVKKL encoded by the coding sequence ATGAGCATCAGAATATCCCAGTCTATTCTTAAAATTGTATTCGACCGTCCACTGGAGAAGTGCGTTCAAGTGAAGGATCTAAGAGGTGCCATTGCCCGTCTCTATCCCGATGAAGTTCTTTTACATCAGCATCGTGAAGATGGGAGCCTGACTTATACTTATCCTTTCATCCAGTATAAAATTCTTAAAGGAGAATGTCTGGTAATAGGATTTCAAAACGGAGCAGATGTACTCACGCGGCTTGATTTATTATCCCACATTCTTACCTTTGGGAACTATAGCTATACTGTTATCGCAAATGAACTGAATTTTCGGTATGTAATATTTGAAATGTGCGATAAGCTGCAGAATTATTCCTTTATTACCCCATGGCTAGCCTTGAATGAGAAAAATTTTGAGAAGTATTTTAATTCAAGTCTGAGTGGTTCAAGAAAGAGTCTGTTAGAAAAGATACTTATCGGCAATATAATCTCAGTCTCAAAAAGCCTCGGATATACAGTACCAGGCCAAATATATGCAGATTTCTCGAGATTCAAAGAAGTGCCAACATCACTAAAAGGCATTCCGATGACCGGGTTCATCGGTTCCTTCAGCGTCAACTTCTCCATCCCAGATCTCTGGGGACTGGGGAAATCAGTTTCCAGAGGGTTCGGGACAGTGGTGAAGAAATTGTGA
- a CDS encoding TM1802 family CRISPR-associated protein — protein sequence MLDAMRILALDYLFEEIGDKNNPPYSVEDWYTEIRETKPEILFPFLVERSENLKEIFSLEYSEKDDIVTLFKEEMTSEKAAWLPFMRPSGSQAAQVGPVLKRSYSKEKGAGPTAKILSTTLNSFKEIASAKQPWSGYFEEIISILERPKLKLKDNEIINWGGKGYETLLEASVDRIGPQKQPVFLTVKDKNGNFPGQRREYIEYLMKEKLCGTKYVTNEAQASDNRTCPLCSHDNVTIYPNALKGAGINISNIDRAGAFSEIGTHNAWKKYALCNACADLLYIYKYHFLKKDNDKKNPFITPIAGEDALVIPYASIDYSERRKIWRYVKDYIKTTTSDVEEAEITILDRLKEEKSLMNFTFLWASIGQNLEDITGMITNVPPSRLRELSNINEESQKWTHPIFPNYFLSGDFRANLSLTALYDLFRRPGGKKVKSMNASMKLRQLRRIIASSLYHKKEIPLSRFWDEIMITARCYWSDAVENGSEYGLLNEGKKKTGEIFITAAGWVKHLCWWLYYFKKTEVMRMEESYFQPKMEKLKPYFGSESGIDTHQKAYAFLLGILYGKILEVQGARGVNVSANALTWLKHLTLKGRDLPGLYIKIREKLLAYETEKSQEVRALIEEIGALGVILGDTIILEEVPTNYYLLLGQSLTKIILSKKE from the coding sequence ATGCTCGATGCGATGAGAATTTTGGCATTGGATTATCTCTTCGAAGAGATCGGTGACAAGAATAATCCTCCATATAGCGTTGAAGATTGGTACACTGAAATACGAGAAACAAAGCCAGAGATTCTATTTCCGTTTCTTGTTGAGCGAAGTGAAAATCTAAAAGAGATATTCTCGCTTGAATATTCAGAAAAAGATGATATTGTGACACTTTTCAAAGAAGAAATGACATCGGAAAAAGCAGCTTGGCTTCCTTTTATGAGACCATCAGGTTCCCAGGCAGCTCAAGTCGGGCCGGTATTAAAGCGCAGCTATAGCAAAGAAAAAGGTGCTGGTCCTACTGCAAAAATTCTTTCAACCACACTGAATTCATTTAAGGAGATTGCATCGGCAAAACAGCCATGGTCTGGTTATTTTGAAGAAATCATATCGATTCTGGAACGCCCCAAACTAAAGCTCAAGGACAATGAGATCATAAATTGGGGGGGAAAGGGATATGAAACTCTCTTAGAAGCTTCCGTAGATAGAATCGGTCCTCAGAAACAACCAGTATTCCTCACGGTGAAAGATAAAAATGGAAACTTTCCTGGTCAGAGAAGAGAATATATCGAATATCTTATGAAAGAAAAACTATGTGGGACAAAATATGTAACCAATGAAGCTCAAGCCAGTGATAACCGTACTTGTCCATTGTGTAGTCATGACAATGTGACAATATATCCAAATGCTCTTAAGGGAGCTGGTATTAACATCAGTAACATTGACAGGGCAGGAGCTTTTTCGGAAATCGGCACACATAACGCATGGAAAAAGTATGCTTTGTGCAATGCCTGTGCCGACCTGCTCTATATTTATAAATATCATTTTCTTAAGAAAGATAATGACAAGAAAAATCCTTTTATCACACCGATAGCAGGTGAGGATGCTCTTGTAATACCATATGCATCCATTGATTACTCAGAGAGAAGAAAAATCTGGAGGTATGTAAAAGACTACATCAAAACAACCACTTCTGATGTGGAAGAAGCGGAAATAACCATACTGGACAGACTCAAGGAAGAAAAGAGCCTGATGAATTTCACATTTCTATGGGCGTCAATTGGTCAGAATCTGGAAGATATAACAGGTATGATCACAAATGTACCTCCATCACGCCTTAGAGAGTTATCAAATATCAATGAAGAATCTCAAAAGTGGACCCATCCAATTTTCCCAAATTACTTTCTCTCGGGTGATTTTCGTGCGAACCTCTCTCTTACAGCATTATACGATCTATTCCGCCGCCCAGGCGGTAAAAAAGTCAAGAGCATGAACGCAAGCATGAAATTAAGGCAGTTAAGGCGGATTATTGCTTCAAGCCTGTATCATAAGAAAGAGATTCCTCTTTCTCGCTTCTGGGATGAAATTATGATAACCGCGCGATGTTATTGGTCGGATGCCGTCGAAAACGGTTCTGAATATGGACTTCTCAATGAGGGGAAGAAAAAAACCGGTGAAATTTTCATTACAGCTGCAGGATGGGTAAAGCATTTGTGCTGGTGGTTATATTATTTCAAGAAAACGGAGGTGATGAGAATGGAAGAAAGCTACTTCCAGCCGAAAATGGAAAAACTGAAGCCATATTTCGGATCAGAAAGCGGTATTGATACTCATCAGAAGGCATATGCTTTTCTATTGGGGATACTCTATGGAAAAATTCTGGAAGTCCAGGGTGCAAGGGGTGTGAATGTGAGTGCGAATGCGCTTACCTGGCTCAAACATCTTACATTGAAGGGCCGGGATCTACCGGGATTATATATCAAAATCAGGGAAAAGCTTCTTGCATATGAAACAGAAAAAAGTCAGGAGGTAAGGGCACTTATAGAAGAGATTGGAGCGCTCGGGGTGATACTTGGAGATACCATAATACTTGAGGAAGTGCCTACAAATTATTATCTTTTACTGGGGCAGTCTCTTACAAAAATAATTCTATCGAAAAAGGAGTAA
- the cas3 gene encoding CRISPR-associated helicase Cas3', translating to MIDLNSHPDLQLQEHIAQVQCAVDSLCGKHSPRIITARNKELLRKIVKLHDMGKGTSAFQDYIKDPIAFRGDRMKKAHTPLSLLIVLLLAKRDKWEFQDTLIISTCVFGHHKGVPYLENLREIGIGDIAKLLKSQIVDLLIDALYQHTDIDIASIINKERPWKEALIYLDDNVLPAFEKLSTEETLSLRLKMQFLFSVLLEGDKALLAVKNPGHYLNRVQRIWNSQWVENRIGTLDKCKNDHIRQSIRNEMVSTIDKIQTNGIFSLTAPTGTGKTLLSATWLLRLREKFNSNGVIPKAIIVLPFLSIIDQTIREYKELLRNSGESEDGTWLLGSHSLSDRKYGAGLEGETEHFFIDTWRSELVITTYDQFLLTLIDPKARYQMRFHNLCDALIVMDEVQSLPCRLWKPLEEIMKVLMNQGNTSLLLMSATLPSIIQDAMPLIKNYKKYFEKCNRYRLRFRQEKKQRICDFAKELLSERCTWLREGKRILITLNTRSSARFIRDSLLQNWPDEYSHIPLLFLSADVTPMDRLEKIGIIKQGKPCIVVSTQCIEAGVDIDMDHVIRDFAPLDNIIQIAGRCNRNERFPEQALVEIVDLINQKGKRYSEMIYDEVHLQVTWHVLEGMTDIEEKDILTFSEQYFEQLTRKKDTGNSYLEKFAKMRDSESVKTLLRGLENEKYEFIVIKLDPDLREAMKHANEEKDRWKRREAWRALAGRIARISISLYAKTGFEPGEIAEEYLGNWLLKDSLYSQEYGLNYYEEPDDVVKIL from the coding sequence ATGATAGATCTGAATTCTCATCCGGATCTTCAACTGCAAGAACATATTGCACAAGTTCAATGTGCTGTTGATAGCCTTTGCGGCAAGCACTCTCCCCGAATTATTACTGCTCGAAACAAAGAACTTCTGAGAAAGATTGTCAAGCTTCATGATATGGGAAAGGGAACCTCTGCTTTTCAGGATTATATAAAGGATCCTATCGCTTTTCGAGGAGACCGCATGAAAAAGGCCCATACCCCATTGTCACTACTTATTGTCTTGTTACTCGCAAAAAGAGATAAATGGGAATTCCAAGACACACTGATCATTTCCACCTGTGTCTTTGGCCACCATAAAGGTGTGCCGTATCTTGAAAATCTACGTGAGATTGGAATCGGCGATATTGCAAAATTATTGAAGAGCCAAATCGTTGATCTACTAATAGATGCCTTATATCAACACACAGATATCGACATTGCAAGCATTATTAACAAAGAACGGCCTTGGAAAGAAGCACTGATCTATCTAGATGATAATGTCCTTCCAGCTTTTGAGAAGCTTTCAACTGAAGAAACACTTTCACTAAGACTGAAAATGCAGTTTCTTTTTTCAGTTCTCCTCGAAGGCGATAAGGCATTGCTGGCTGTGAAAAATCCTGGGCATTATCTTAACCGAGTTCAGAGAATTTGGAATTCTCAGTGGGTTGAGAACAGGATTGGCACACTCGATAAATGCAAAAATGATCATATAAGACAATCGATACGCAATGAGATGGTATCGACAATTGATAAAATCCAGACAAACGGGATTTTCAGTCTTACGGCACCAACAGGAACAGGCAAAACCCTTCTCTCTGCAACCTGGCTTTTAAGGCTTCGCGAAAAATTCAATTCAAATGGAGTAATCCCCAAAGCAATTATTGTCTTGCCCTTTCTCTCTATAATCGACCAAACGATAAGAGAATATAAGGAACTTCTCCGGAATTCCGGCGAAAGTGAAGATGGGACGTGGCTGCTTGGAAGCCATTCATTATCAGACAGAAAATATGGCGCTGGGCTAGAAGGAGAGACAGAGCATTTCTTTATCGATACATGGCGATCAGAATTGGTAATCACCACCTATGATCAGTTTCTGTTGACTCTTATTGATCCTAAAGCCCGATATCAGATGCGTTTTCATAATCTGTGCGATGCATTGATTGTAATGGACGAAGTCCAATCACTTCCATGCAGACTCTGGAAGCCCCTTGAAGAAATAATGAAGGTACTGATGAATCAAGGAAATACCAGCCTTTTGTTAATGTCTGCGACTCTCCCTTCAATTATACAAGATGCCATGCCACTTATTAAAAATTATAAGAAATATTTCGAAAAGTGTAACCGTTACAGATTGCGGTTCCGCCAAGAAAAGAAACAAAGGATCTGCGACTTTGCAAAGGAGCTTCTTTCAGAGAGATGCACATGGCTGCGCGAGGGCAAGAGAATCCTTATCACTCTCAATACGAGAAGCAGCGCACGTTTTATTCGTGATAGTCTCTTGCAGAATTGGCCTGATGAATATTCCCATATACCTCTATTGTTTCTCAGTGCTGATGTGACCCCTATGGACAGACTGGAAAAAATTGGGATTATTAAGCAAGGGAAACCTTGCATCGTGGTATCAACACAATGCATAGAGGCTGGGGTGGACATTGACATGGATCATGTCATTCGTGATTTTGCTCCATTAGACAATATTATTCAGATTGCAGGGCGATGTAACAGAAATGAAAGATTTCCGGAACAAGCATTGGTGGAGATAGTGGATCTGATAAATCAAAAAGGAAAACGCTATTCGGAAATGATCTATGATGAAGTGCATTTACAGGTGACTTGGCATGTGCTTGAAGGGATGACAGATATTGAAGAGAAAGACATCCTGACCTTTTCTGAGCAATATTTTGAACAGTTGACAAGAAAGAAAGATACTGGAAATAGCTACCTTGAGAAATTCGCAAAAATGAGGGATAGTGAATCGGTGAAAACTCTTCTACGGGGTTTGGAGAATGAGAAATATGAATTCATTGTCATCAAGTTGGATCCCGATCTAAGAGAAGCAATGAAACACGCTAATGAGGAAAAGGATAGGTGGAAGCGAAGAGAGGCTTGGCGGGCACTTGCAGGAAGGATAGCAAGAATATCCATAAGCTTATATGCGAAAACAGGATTCGAACCTGGCGAGATTGCTGAAGAATATCTGGGTAATTGGCTTCTGAAAGATTCTTTATATTCTCAGGAGTACGGCCTGAATTATTATGAAGAACCCGATGATGTGGTGAAAATACTATGA
- the cas7b gene encoding type I-B CRISPR-associated protein Cas7/Csh2 has protein sequence MEKATLSQRHEFLFLYDIKMGNPNGDPDENRPRVLPDGTHYITDVRLKRFARDFMKIQGKEILVDNIEGKTTNLTGRVIDHLQKHNKNEANGEELVAILLDAFIDARLFGSSFAFKEAKEETSENTRKADWKPIPKTLTGAVQLNMGEVLHKAEEVDIHGTSIFASGQDKSAGTFTTYFGLRYALIAFSGVANEHSAKLSKMNDADYNFLLKALWHGVRTCGNTRTKVGQIPHLLVDISYKPGEEFQFGRLHDYIKMKAVNNKDEKEWAGPEDYTVDLSKLFSRLEERKDKTAKIRYACSPDIRFIPELPDGWQRFDMENIDKSGGI, from the coding sequence ATGGAAAAAGCGACTCTTTCACAAAGGCATGAGTTTCTGTTTCTATATGACATAAAAATGGGAAATCCTAATGGAGATCCTGATGAAAACAGACCACGCGTGTTGCCTGACGGGACTCATTATATAACCGACGTTCGTTTAAAGCGCTTCGCAAGAGATTTTATGAAAATTCAGGGAAAAGAAATCCTGGTTGATAATATTGAAGGAAAGACTACCAATTTGACAGGACGGGTCATCGATCATCTTCAAAAGCATAATAAAAATGAAGCGAACGGCGAGGAGCTTGTCGCCATTCTTTTAGATGCCTTTATCGACGCGAGGCTTTTCGGTAGTTCTTTCGCCTTTAAGGAAGCGAAAGAAGAAACTTCAGAGAATACAAGAAAAGCTGATTGGAAGCCTATCCCTAAAACTCTAACCGGGGCGGTCCAGCTCAACATGGGTGAAGTGCTTCACAAAGCAGAGGAAGTTGATATCCATGGAACATCAATATTTGCAAGCGGCCAGGACAAGTCAGCAGGCACGTTTACCACCTATTTTGGTCTTCGTTATGCGCTCATTGCCTTTTCTGGTGTGGCCAATGAACATTCCGCAAAGCTTTCAAAAATGAATGATGCTGATTATAATTTTTTATTAAAAGCCTTATGGCATGGAGTAAGAACCTGTGGAAACACCCGGACAAAGGTAGGGCAGATACCTCATCTCCTTGTGGATATTTCGTACAAACCTGGAGAGGAGTTTCAATTCGGCAGGCTTCATGACTATATAAAAATGAAAGCAGTCAATAACAAAGATGAAAAGGAGTGGGCCGGTCCGGAAGATTACACAGTGGATCTCTCAAAATTATTTTCTCGGCTAGAAGAAAGAAAAGACAAGACTGCAAAAATCCGCTATGCTTGTTCACCGGATATTAGATTTATTCCGGAGTTACCTGATGGATGGCAGAGATTCGATATGGAGAATATCGATAAATCTGGGGGGATATAA
- the cas1 gene encoding CRISPR-associated endonuclease Cas1, with translation MQLVINTYGSYLQKNGECFKVKNEDKVFEVSCKKISSIMIATSAYITTDAIKLAMDHNIDVIFLDEFGNPFGRVWHSKLGSTTLIRRRQLEISEKEEGLTLALDWVKRKFDNQIEHLLTLRQSRSHVSAEITSYIDKIREIRGKLDSLEGTIDEARGSIMGLEGSGSRIYFDALSFIMPERFRFNGRSRNPSKDEFNALLNYAYGVLYSKVEKACIIAGLDPYVGIIHTDHYNKKSMVFDLIENYRIWADEVVVKLFAGRHIKVELFDRLQNGFTLNKEGKAVLIDALSRFLDESIRYGGRNIKRLDMIQFDCHKIANSLIK, from the coding sequence ATGCAGCTTGTAATAAACACTTATGGTTCATATCTGCAGAAAAACGGCGAGTGCTTTAAAGTGAAGAACGAGGATAAGGTCTTTGAAGTCTCCTGCAAAAAAATCTCATCCATTATGATTGCCACTTCCGCTTATATTACCACCGATGCTATAAAGCTCGCCATGGATCATAATATCGATGTGATTTTTCTTGATGAATTCGGGAATCCTTTTGGCCGCGTATGGCACAGCAAACTCGGAAGCACCACGCTCATCCGCAGAAGGCAGCTTGAGATTTCAGAAAAGGAAGAAGGTCTTACCCTGGCCCTTGATTGGGTGAAGCGGAAATTTGACAACCAGATTGAGCATCTTCTCACTCTGAGGCAGAGCAGATCTCATGTCTCAGCGGAGATTACTTCTTACATTGACAAGATCCGTGAAATCAGAGGGAAGCTAGATTCCCTGGAAGGCACAATAGATGAAGCCCGGGGGAGTATCATGGGACTGGAGGGCAGCGGAAGCCGTATCTATTTCGATGCCCTCAGTTTTATTATGCCCGAGAGGTTCCGGTTCAACGGTAGATCAAGAAATCCATCAAAAGATGAGTTCAACGCTCTCCTCAATTACGCTTACGGAGTGCTTTATTCCAAGGTTGAGAAAGCCTGTATCATAGCAGGGCTTGACCCTTATGTGGGAATAATCCATACTGATCATTACAACAAAAAGTCAATGGTATTTGACCTCATAGAAAATTACCGGATATGGGCCGATGAGGTTGTGGTGAAGCTTTTCGCAGGCCGGCATATCAAGGTGGAGCTTTTCGACAGGCTTCAGAACGGCTTTACGCTCAACAAAGAGGGAAAAGCGGTGCTTATTGATGCCCTCAGCAGGTTCCTCGACGAGAGTATCCGCTATGGGGGAAGAAATATAAAGAGACTTGATATGATCCAGTTTGACTGCCACAAGATCGCAAACAGCCTGATAAAATAG
- the cas2 gene encoding CRISPR-associated endonuclease Cas2, whose translation MKQGEKLVWVIYDIVENKKRTRIARECKNFGLYRVQKSVFLGTLNKNQIDELALLCDDIIDEKIDSVYIFPMCEEDFKKVKLLGQAFDKKLVSNEVLEMFF comes from the coding sequence ATGAAGCAGGGTGAGAAGCTCGTCTGGGTCATCTATGATATCGTTGAAAACAAGAAGCGCACAAGGATTGCCAGGGAATGCAAGAATTTCGGGCTTTACAGGGTACAGAAGTCCGTATTTCTCGGCACTCTCAACAAGAACCAGATTGATGAGCTGGCACTCCTCTGCGATGACATTATCGACGAAAAAATCGACTCCGTATATATATTCCCTATGTGTGAAGAAGATTTCAAAAAGGTGAAGCTCCTGGGCCAGGCTTTCGACAAGAAGCTTGTGTCTAACGAGGTGCTTGAGATGTTTTTTTGA
- a CDS encoding nucleotidyltransferase domain-containing protein: MRETDRKLLLELKRRLVSETPAAVRELIAFGSRARGDADEDSDLDVLLLLDERSPAHEKTLEDCTYQLMWDNDFKPIISLKICSISQFQVALEKEFSFYRNVKKEGIAI; this comes from the coding sequence ATGCGAGAAACTGATAGAAAGCTTCTCCTGGAATTGAAGCGAAGACTTGTGAGCGAAACTCCTGCTGCAGTGAGAGAGCTTATCGCCTTTGGCTCCCGGGCGAGAGGTGATGCCGACGAAGATTCCGATCTCGACGTGTTGCTGCTCCTTGATGAGAGATCGCCTGCTCATGAGAAAACACTGGAAGACTGCACCTACCAGCTTATGTGGGATAATGATTTCAAGCCTATTATTTCCCTGAAGATTTGCTCAATATCGCAATTTCAGGTTGCATTGGAAAAGGAGTTCTCATTTTATCGCAATGTGAAAAAAGAAGGGATAGCAATATGA